The following are encoded together in the Methanosarcina flavescens genome:
- a CDS encoding methylenetetrahydrofolate reductase C-terminal domain-containing protein, with amino-acid sequence MIITSAKPLEEILALLKDEDYIFIIGCNVCAAKLKTGGEPEVLEMCKQLEKSGKHVVGWALPTAACSIRSFDSLVQKNEKITEARCILVMGCGSGVSTVASVTEVPVFGSNETLSLGGSSGGKLLSDQCIMCGKCTIGEFGGLCPKAQCPKGLLNGPCGGVVDGMCEVNRENDCVWTLIYNRLKKINRLDLLYTIHAPQEHGLK; translated from the coding sequence ATGATTATAACTTCAGCAAAACCCCTTGAAGAAATCCTGGCTCTGTTAAAAGACGAAGACTATATCTTCATAATCGGATGCAATGTCTGTGCTGCAAAATTGAAGACAGGTGGAGAACCAGAAGTGCTTGAGATGTGCAAACAGCTTGAGAAAAGCGGAAAGCATGTAGTAGGCTGGGCTCTCCCCACCGCAGCCTGCAGCATCCGATCTTTTGATTCCCTGGTCCAGAAAAACGAAAAAATAACCGAGGCACGCTGCATCCTGGTAATGGGCTGCGGTAGTGGAGTCTCAACGGTTGCCAGTGTAACGGAGGTGCCTGTATTTGGCTCAAATGAAACTCTCTCTTTGGGCGGTTCGAGTGGAGGAAAGCTGCTCTCAGACCAGTGTATAATGTGTGGGAAATGCACAATTGGTGAATTCGGGGGACTCTGCCCTAAAGCGCAGTGTCCCAAAGGACTTCTGAATGGACCCTGCGGAGGGGTTGTTGACGGGATGTGTGAAGTCAATAGAGAGAATGATTGTGTATGGACCCTAATTTATAATAGGCTGAAAAAAATCAACAGACTTGACCTCCTTTATACGATTCATGCTCCTCAGGAGCATGGACTTAAATAA
- a CDS encoding methylenetetrahydrofolate reductase, giving the protein MLTNFREKLNSNKFLITAEVSPPKGTRFSVSLEDTRYLKGIADALNVTDNQCSIMHMSSLAFSKLLLDEGHEPIMQLTCRDRNRIGLQSDLLGAYALGIRNICLMTGDFPSCGDHPGSKPVYDLDSVQLLQLVRKLDSGIDFAGNKLDGGTSFCAGAVTGIDPEKTIQLIKLEKKVRCGADFIQTQAVYDVGMFEEFMEVTNHLEVPVIAGLIPLKSLRMAEFMNKNISGISVPEEIMFRIKDAPDPVEEGLSIASETIKELMRLSRGVHIMPVGSHKNTPRLLSMAGISGK; this is encoded by the coding sequence ATGCTTACTAATTTTCGTGAAAAACTGAATTCCAACAAATTTCTGATTACTGCTGAAGTTTCCCCTCCTAAGGGCACAAGATTTTCAGTTTCCCTGGAAGATACTCGCTATCTCAAAGGCATTGCAGATGCCTTAAATGTTACGGATAACCAGTGCTCGATTATGCACATGAGTTCCCTGGCTTTTAGCAAGCTTCTACTTGATGAAGGGCATGAGCCTATTATGCAACTCACCTGCAGGGACAGGAACAGGATCGGGCTTCAGTCAGATCTTCTGGGAGCGTATGCTCTAGGTATCCGGAATATCTGCTTGATGACAGGGGATTTTCCTTCGTGCGGAGATCACCCTGGCTCAAAGCCTGTATATGACCTCGATTCCGTACAGCTCCTTCAACTTGTCCGGAAGCTAGATTCAGGCATAGACTTTGCAGGGAACAAGCTGGACGGGGGGACTTCCTTCTGTGCAGGTGCTGTAACTGGAATAGACCCCGAAAAAACAATCCAGCTCATAAAGCTTGAAAAAAAAGTCAGGTGCGGAGCTGACTTTATCCAGACTCAAGCTGTCTATGACGTGGGCATGTTTGAGGAGTTTATGGAGGTTACAAACCACCTTGAAGTACCTGTTATTGCCGGGTTGATCCCACTCAAGTCCCTTAGAATGGCGGAATTCATGAATAAGAATATTTCAGGAATCAGTGTGCCTGAGGAGATTATGTTCCGAATAAAAGATGCACCTGACCCGGTTGAAGAAGGCCTTTCCATAGCTTCGGAGACCATAAAAGAGCTTATGAGACTATCAAGAGGGGTCCACATTATGCCTGTAGGCTCTCACAAAAATACTCCGAGACTGCTTTCTATGGCTGGAATTTCTGGAAAATGA
- the purN gene encoding phosphoribosylglycinamide formyltransferase produces the protein MTVKIAVLVSGRGSNLQAIIDSIEKGYIKNAAINVVISNKANAYALERARIHGISTVFLDPGEYGRAEYDKAILDILNQYDTDLLLLAGYFRLLGNEIIETYRNRIMNIHPSLLPAFKGLNAQKQAFEYGVKVAGCTVHFVDEGLDSGPIILQKCVPVIPGDTEETLTNRILEQEHIIYPEAVKLFTEGKLKIEGRNVVILA, from the coding sequence ATGACGGTAAAGATTGCAGTGCTGGTTTCTGGAAGGGGCTCAAATCTCCAGGCGATTATAGACAGCATTGAGAAGGGTTACATAAAGAATGCGGCAATTAATGTAGTTATTTCAAATAAGGCAAATGCCTATGCGCTCGAACGTGCAAGAATTCATGGAATAAGCACGGTTTTCCTTGATCCCGGAGAATATGGCCGGGCTGAGTACGATAAGGCAATTCTGGATATTCTGAACCAGTACGATACGGATCTTCTTCTGCTTGCAGGTTATTTCCGGCTTTTAGGAAACGAGATAATTGAAACCTACAGGAACAGGATTATGAATATTCATCCTTCTCTTCTTCCGGCATTTAAAGGGCTTAACGCCCAGAAGCAGGCATTTGAATACGGGGTGAAGGTTGCAGGCTGTACAGTGCATTTTGTAGATGAAGGGCTGGATTCAGGGCCAATAATTCTCCAGAAGTGCGTGCCTGTGATTCCAGGGGATACGGAAGAGACGCTTACCAATAGAATTCTGGAACAGGAGCATATTATCTATCCTGAAGCAGTCAAGCTCTTTACCGAAGGTAAACTTAAAATTGAGGGTAGAAATGTAGTAATCCTGGCTTGA
- the glyA gene encoding bifunctional serine hydroxymethyltransferase/L-allo-threonine aldolase, with product MSYIEKIDPELSEAINNEAERQEYKLNLIASENYASKAVMEAQGSILTNKYAEGYSGKRYYGGCDFVDVAEDLAIARAKEIFNANYVNVQPHSGSGANMAVYFSVLQPGDTIMSMDLSHGGHLSHGSPVSFSGKLYNIVPYGVSKETEMLDYSELLEKAKECKPQMIVCGASAYPREIDFKQFREIADEVGAYLLADIAHIAGLVVAGVHQSPVPYADFVTSTTHKTLRGPRGGMIISRTEELAIRVNKAVFPGIQGGPLMHIIAGKAVAFKEAMSDQFKRDQVQTVKNAKTLCKCLKEKGFDIVSGGTDNHLMLVNLNNMNITGKDAEAAMSKAGIIANKNTVPFETRSPFVTSGVRFGTPACTTRGMKEKEMEIIADYIETAIKNAENDNLLSEISDKVRELCSRFPVYC from the coding sequence ATGTCTTATATTGAAAAAATTGATCCGGAACTGTCCGAGGCTATCAATAACGAAGCCGAGCGCCAGGAATATAAATTGAATCTTATTGCATCCGAAAACTACGCGAGCAAAGCTGTTATGGAAGCTCAGGGCTCGATTCTGACCAATAAATATGCCGAAGGATATTCAGGTAAACGTTATTATGGCGGCTGCGATTTCGTAGACGTTGCTGAAGACCTTGCAATTGCCAGGGCAAAGGAGATTTTTAACGCAAATTACGTTAACGTCCAGCCTCACTCGGGTTCAGGGGCAAATATGGCTGTCTATTTTTCGGTCTTGCAGCCCGGAGACACTATCATGTCAATGGATCTGTCCCACGGCGGACATCTTTCCCACGGCAGCCCGGTGAGCTTTTCCGGAAAGCTCTATAATATTGTGCCGTATGGGGTCAGTAAAGAGACTGAAATGCTGGATTATTCCGAGCTTCTGGAAAAAGCAAAGGAATGCAAGCCACAAATGATTGTTTGCGGAGCCTCAGCTTATCCTCGTGAGATCGATTTCAAGCAGTTCCGTGAAATCGCTGACGAAGTTGGAGCGTACTTGCTTGCAGATATTGCTCATATTGCAGGGCTTGTAGTTGCAGGTGTACACCAGAGCCCTGTACCTTATGCGGACTTTGTTACCAGCACAACCCATAAGACCCTGCGAGGCCCAAGAGGCGGAATGATTATTTCCAGAACAGAAGAACTTGCAATCAGAGTCAACAAAGCGGTTTTCCCAGGCATCCAGGGCGGTCCTCTCATGCACATCATAGCCGGAAAGGCCGTGGCTTTTAAGGAGGCTATGAGTGATCAGTTCAAACGTGATCAGGTGCAAACCGTGAAGAACGCAAAAACTCTCTGTAAATGCCTAAAAGAGAAGGGCTTTGATATCGTTTCTGGCGGGACGGACAACCATCTTATGCTTGTAAACCTAAACAATATGAATATAACAGGCAAGGATGCAGAAGCCGCCATGAGCAAAGCCGGGATTATTGCAAACAAAAACACGGTGCCCTTCGAGACCCGCAGCCCATTTGTCACGAGCGGAGTAAGGTTCGGAACCCCTGCCTGTACCACAAGGGGCATGAAGGAAAAAGAAATGGAAATAATTGCCGACTATATCGAGACTGCAATCAAAAATGCAGAAAACGATAATCTCCTGTCGGAAATAAGTGATAAGGTCAGGGAACTCTGTTCAAGGTTTCCGGTTTATTGCTAA
- the folP gene encoding dihydropteroate synthase, which yields MVVDTDICGMKVGDQYPSHVMGIINLSPESFYESSVVNPNSAFEIAQKMVKDGATFIDIGARSTWRFSEPISRKEELKRLLPVLETLEGNVDAVISVDTMFSEIAEEALKKGAQVINDVSGFTADPRMVKIVADYGCPAIVMASNKVPGDPLGMDSVIESLDSIIQTAETGGINPKNLILDPAIGRWTEEKLTIYDLETLDNFDRLKIFEKPLLAALSRKSFIGDVLEKPATERFYGSLAAAAIAVYKGAHIIRTHDVPETCDAVKLSGAIRSRPSVVKEGRYEVSVVEVKVPQDAAIVMRKLGVTRTGSQVMQDKSVHLMLKIRNLTTTEALIVKQEMLARGGDAALAKDAVSHETEMTDVLVMGTLLQLGRLAKKLEGQVRSLPLIAEMIRECIANRSDLEYRYLR from the coding sequence ATGGTTGTTGATACTGATATCTGCGGTATGAAAGTAGGAGACCAGTACCCTTCACATGTAATGGGTATCATTAACCTGAGTCCGGAATCATTTTACGAAAGCTCGGTCGTAAACCCGAACTCTGCGTTCGAAATAGCTCAGAAAATGGTTAAAGATGGAGCAACCTTCATTGATATTGGAGCCCGTTCAACCTGGCGCTTCTCCGAACCTATAAGCAGGAAAGAAGAACTCAAACGTCTTCTGCCAGTGCTCGAAACTCTGGAAGGCAATGTGGATGCCGTGATCTCAGTAGACACAATGTTTTCCGAAATCGCAGAAGAAGCTCTCAAAAAAGGAGCTCAGGTAATTAATGATGTCTCCGGGTTCACAGCAGACCCCAGAATGGTTAAAATAGTAGCGGATTACGGATGCCCCGCTATTGTTATGGCCTCAAATAAGGTTCCGGGTGACCCTCTCGGAATGGATTCTGTTATTGAATCTCTTGATTCCATAATACAGACTGCAGAAACAGGAGGCATAAATCCGAAAAATCTTATACTTGACCCTGCAATAGGCAGATGGACCGAAGAAAAGCTTACTATTTATGACTTAGAGACCCTTGATAATTTTGATCGCCTTAAGATTTTTGAGAAACCTTTACTGGCAGCCCTCTCAAGAAAATCTTTCATAGGAGATGTGCTTGAAAAACCTGCTACTGAAAGATTCTACGGCAGCCTGGCCGCAGCAGCTATTGCAGTCTACAAAGGTGCTCATATTATCCGTACACATGATGTGCCTGAGACCTGCGATGCTGTAAAGCTCTCAGGGGCTATAAGGAGCCGACCAAGTGTAGTAAAAGAGGGCAGGTATGAGGTTTCTGTGGTTGAGGTAAAAGTCCCGCAGGACGCAGCCATTGTAATGCGGAAACTTGGGGTAACCAGGACAGGCTCACAGGTAATGCAGGACAAAAGCGTTCATCTTATGCTGAAAATTCGCAATCTTACGACTACAGAGGCTTTGATAGTAAAACAGGAAATGCTTGCCCGAGGAGGGGATGCAGCCCTGGCAAAGGATGCGGTTTCCCATGAAACAGAAATGACTGATGTACTTGTAATGGGCACTCTGCTTCAGCTTGGTCGCCTTGCCAAGAAACTTGAAGGGCAGGTGCGTTCTCTACCACTTATTGCCGAAATGATCCGCGAATGTATTGCAAACCGGAGCGATCTGGAATATCGATATTTGAGGTAA
- a CDS encoding NAD+ synthase, with protein MNLEIAQNRIIDFILNETRKAEVNGAVIGISGGIDSALAATLAVRALGKDHVLGIHMPEFGLTPAEDSKDAKALADWLGIEFQIIDISGIISAFMAAVPESKSADRLSMGNLKARIRMSLLYFHANQMNRMVIGTSNKTEILLGYFTKYGDGGVDLEPIGGLYKTEVWELSRSLGVPDSLITKKPSAGLWAGQTDEVELGISYVKVDEVLRKLEQNEDLETIPNTLGISEEQLDSVMSRIEKSEHKRNSPPVPQIF; from the coding sequence ATGAACCTCGAAATCGCGCAGAACAGAATTATTGACTTTATCCTCAACGAAACTCGTAAAGCAGAAGTAAATGGAGCTGTTATAGGCATAAGTGGAGGAATAGATTCAGCCCTCGCCGCAACACTCGCCGTAAGAGCTCTGGGAAAAGATCATGTACTCGGAATCCATATGCCCGAGTTCGGTCTTACCCCTGCTGAAGACAGCAAAGATGCAAAAGCCCTTGCGGACTGGCTGGGAATCGAGTTTCAGATCATTGATATTTCAGGCATTATTTCGGCTTTCATGGCTGCAGTCCCTGAGAGTAAATCTGCGGACCGACTCTCCATGGGAAACCTGAAAGCAAGGATCAGGATGTCCCTCCTCTATTTCCACGCAAACCAGATGAACCGTATGGTCATAGGTACAAGCAATAAAACTGAGATCTTGCTTGGATATTTCACGAAATATGGAGATGGAGGCGTTGATCTCGAACCCATAGGCGGACTTTACAAAACTGAAGTATGGGAGCTTTCTCGCAGTCTTGGGGTTCCAGATTCTCTTATCACCAAAAAGCCTTCTGCAGGGCTCTGGGCTGGTCAGACTGATGAAGTCGAACTTGGGATTTCCTACGTAAAAGTGGATGAAGTGCTCAGAAAACTTGAGCAAAACGAAGATCTTGAAACCATCCCGAATACGCTCGGAATTTCCGAAGAACAGCTGGACTCAGTCATGAGCCGCATTGAGAAAAGCGAGCATAAAAGAAATTCCCCTCCTGTGCCCCAAATCTTTTGA
- a CDS encoding bifunctional methylenetetrahydrofolate dehydrogenase/methenyltetrahydrofolate cyclohydrolase has protein sequence MSVEGYESRIIDGKVLAKQIEDEVESRLEALESGRGITPGLATILVGDDPASRMYVRLKHRACERVGIRAEDHFLPAETSQEELISLIDSLNKNKDVHAILLQLPLPKHLFPQEAMEAIAPEKDADGFHPYNMGKLMIGDEGLVPCTPHGIIRALEEYNVPIKGKNVVIVGHSNVVGKPMAAMFLNRNATVSVCHVFTDDLKKYTLGADILVVAAGVKHLIKADMIKEGAVIFDVGITQEKDGVYGDVDFENVIKKASLITPVPGGVGPVTVAMLMKHVLKCAEENF, from the coding sequence ATGTCAGTTGAAGGCTACGAATCACGAATTATAGATGGTAAAGTTCTTGCAAAGCAGATTGAAGATGAGGTAGAGTCAAGACTTGAGGCTCTGGAAAGCGGCCGGGGTATTACTCCTGGACTTGCCACAATCCTCGTAGGCGATGATCCTGCATCCAGAATGTATGTCCGACTTAAGCATAGAGCCTGCGAACGTGTGGGCATCCGGGCAGAAGACCACTTTCTTCCGGCAGAAACCAGTCAGGAGGAACTTATCTCTCTGATCGATAGCCTTAACAAAAACAAGGATGTGCACGCAATTTTGCTCCAGCTTCCGCTTCCGAAACATCTTTTCCCTCAGGAAGCAATGGAAGCCATAGCGCCTGAGAAAGATGCAGATGGTTTTCATCCCTACAATATGGGAAAACTGATGATCGGGGACGAAGGGCTTGTTCCCTGCACTCCGCATGGGATTATCCGGGCGCTCGAAGAGTACAATGTGCCTATCAAAGGCAAAAACGTGGTTATTGTAGGGCACAGCAATGTTGTTGGAAAACCTATGGCAGCAATGTTTCTTAACCGGAACGCAACCGTTTCAGTTTGCCACGTGTTCACCGACGACCTTAAGAAATATACTCTTGGCGCGGACATCCTTGTAGTTGCAGCTGGAGTGAAACACCTTATCAAAGCCGATATGATAAAGGAAGGGGCAGTGATCTTTGACGTTGGAATTACCCAGGAAAAAGATGGCGTATATGGAGACGTTGATTTTGAAAATGTAATCAAGAAAGCCTCCCTCATTACACCTGTCCCTGGCGGCGTAGGTCCTGTCACCGTTGCTATGCTGATGAAGCATGTACTTAAATGTGCGGAAGAAAACTTTTAA
- a CDS encoding transcriptional regulator, giving the protein MTKEVLIHQIIDVLTRAGFIISDRCNIRPRSFDIAARKGEILLLCKVLFNIDGLNEETAREMKYLAEYLGGSAIVVGAKTRDQMLEDSVVYMRYDIIALNVQTLHDYFIENVPPLVSAAPGGLYVSIEGDILKKARMNHSMSLGTLAAMVGVSRRTISKYEEEGMDASIDVVLQLEEIFGVELARPINILESCRSRKPRKKVESRTEEQKKPSTLLPEDLILNTISMLGYDVLPTTQAPFKAISRDKSSVILTGVSEFNTTVIKRAHLMSSISCVTETQSVFIINGRSKIKSVENTVMIEKKELDRISDSQELLNFIEERKENHSKA; this is encoded by the coding sequence ATGACAAAAGAAGTTCTCATACATCAAATAATTGATGTATTGACACGTGCAGGTTTTATAATTTCCGATCGATGCAATATACGTCCAAGGAGTTTTGATATTGCCGCACGGAAAGGCGAGATACTATTACTTTGCAAGGTTTTATTTAACATTGACGGTCTGAATGAAGAAACCGCCAGGGAGATGAAGTACCTGGCCGAATATCTTGGAGGTTCTGCTATTGTTGTGGGGGCAAAGACAAGAGATCAGATGCTTGAGGATAGCGTTGTTTACATGCGCTACGACATCATTGCCCTTAATGTGCAAACACTCCACGACTACTTTATTGAAAATGTTCCTCCGCTGGTTTCAGCAGCACCTGGCGGGCTGTACGTCTCCATAGAAGGGGATATCCTCAAAAAAGCCAGGATGAATCACTCAATGTCTCTTGGAACCCTTGCTGCCATGGTAGGTGTTTCAAGGAGGACAATCAGTAAGTACGAAGAAGAGGGCATGGACGCATCGATAGACGTCGTGCTCCAGCTGGAAGAGATTTTTGGGGTTGAACTCGCTAGGCCCATTAATATCCTGGAATCTTGCAGAAGCAGAAAGCCCAGGAAGAAGGTAGAATCCAGAACTGAAGAGCAGAAAAAGCCTTCCACCCTTTTGCCCGAAGATCTCATCCTTAATACAATTTCAATGTTAGGATATGATGTCCTTCCTACCACACAGGCGCCTTTCAAGGCTATCTCACGGGACAAATCTTCAGTTATCCTTACTGGAGTCAGCGAATTCAATACTACCGTAATCAAAAGGGCTCATCTCATGAGCAGTATTTCCTGCGTTACTGAAACCCAATCTGTATTTATTATCAACGGGCGTTCCAAGATCAAATCCGTAGAAAATACGGTAATGATCGAGAAAAAAGAACTTGACAGGATAAGTGATTCACAGGAACTCCTTAACTTCATAGAAGAACGTAAGGAAAATCATAGCAAAGCGTAA
- a CDS encoding tRNA(Ile)(2)-agmatinylcytidine synthase: protein MIIGIDDTDSNDGMCTTYLGALLLDELQAYGTLETLPLLIRLNPTIPYKTRGNAAVALKIRTDYPEKVTAHVVSRIEELARMECEKTNPGVVFIPENDYDKLKPVLGIFFEKAVRDVIEIQEAKTLISELGISSKGFKNGRGLIGSLAACGAMLNLEAWDHTFEYLAYRQKESWGTPREVEKESFFEADRKTYPGTWDTVDLKNRLVVCVPRSGDPVLFGIRGENPDIVTEAASLIRAEPIERFAVYRTNQGTDMHLLSAASLAEIQDMHSYRLEGTVLAIPRTITGGHVIFPISDREGNEIDCAAFEPTKDFRLLIRKLRPGDKVELSGSVSSRTLNIEKIEIKSLTPLYKEENPRCPNCGKHMKSSGQAQGFRCKKCRTHTASKITCEVKRDLVAGLYEVPPCARRHLAKPLVREQRSNVNIYPAR, encoded by the coding sequence ATGATTATCGGAATTGATGATACTGACTCAAACGATGGAATGTGCACAACCTATCTGGGAGCTCTGCTGCTGGACGAACTTCAGGCTTATGGAACCTTAGAGACTCTTCCACTCCTAATACGCCTGAATCCTACCATCCCTTACAAAACAAGAGGAAACGCTGCAGTAGCCCTGAAGATCAGGACTGACTATCCGGAAAAGGTAACTGCCCATGTTGTGTCTAGAATAGAAGAACTCGCGCGCATGGAATGCGAGAAAACCAATCCTGGAGTAGTTTTTATTCCGGAAAATGATTATGATAAGCTCAAACCTGTCCTCGGAATTTTTTTTGAGAAAGCCGTAAGGGATGTTATCGAAATACAGGAGGCAAAAACGCTCATCTCGGAACTTGGGATTTCTTCAAAAGGTTTTAAGAACGGGAGAGGATTGATAGGATCTCTTGCAGCCTGCGGGGCTATGCTGAACCTCGAAGCATGGGATCACACCTTTGAGTACCTTGCATACAGGCAAAAGGAAAGCTGGGGGACCCCACGTGAGGTCGAGAAGGAAAGTTTCTTTGAGGCTGACAGGAAGACATACCCTGGCACCTGGGACACTGTGGACCTTAAAAACAGGCTAGTTGTCTGCGTACCCCGCTCGGGTGATCCCGTGCTTTTCGGAATAAGAGGAGAAAATCCTGATATAGTTACCGAAGCTGCATCCCTGATCAGGGCCGAACCTATCGAACGTTTTGCCGTATACAGGACAAATCAGGGTACGGATATGCACCTGCTTTCCGCAGCAAGTCTCGCTGAAATCCAGGATATGCATTCTTATAGGCTTGAGGGCACAGTCCTGGCAATTCCGAGAACAATTACTGGGGGACATGTTATTTTTCCCATCAGCGATAGGGAGGGAAATGAAATCGACTGCGCAGCCTTCGAACCTACAAAGGACTTCCGGTTGCTTATAAGGAAACTCAGGCCCGGAGATAAGGTTGAACTGTCGGGAAGTGTCAGTTCCAGAACCCTCAATATCGAAAAAATTGAAATAAAATCACTCACTCCCCTTTACAAAGAAGAAAACCCTAGATGCCCGAACTGCGGAAAACACATGAAGTCTTCAGGCCAGGCCCAGGGTTTCCGCTGTAAAAAATGCAGAACCCATACCGCCTCAAAGATCACCTGTGAAGTAAAAAGAGACCTTGTCGCAGGACTATATGAAGTCCCGCCCTGCGCCCGCAGACATCTTGCAAAACCCCTGGTAAGGGAACAAAGATCTAACGTAAACATCTACCCTGCCCGTTAA